The Geothermobacter ehrlichii genome includes the window CGAGCGGCTGGGCAAGAAGGCGGTGATGCGGGCGGTGGTCAATTACGGCTGCCTGCTCGAGGGACCGGCGCAGGTTCGTCTCGCCTTTCATCACCGGCCGCACTACCTGCAGGAGCTCGACCCGACTGCCCGCGAGGCGGCTCTCGCCATCTGCCGGGTTTTCACCGCCTGCGGGCTGGACACCTGCCATACCGACAGCATCCGTAACATGGTCTGGCGCAAGACGGTCAACAACTCGTGCATGAACCCGGTCTGCGCCGTGACCGGCAAGACCATGTTCGAGGTGATCAACGATCCGATCCTGTTCGGTCTGGTCGATGCCCTGCTCAAGGAAGGAACCATGGTGGCACGGGCCAACGAGATCAGCCTCGGGTCCGATTTCTATCTCGACTGCATGGACTACATCAAGAGCGCCGGCCGACACAAGCCGTCGATGCTGCAGGATATCGAGGCCGGACGCATCACCGAGATCGACTACATCAACGGCAAGATCCGCGAGTACGGCCAGCGGGCCGGGGTGCCGACGCCCTACAACGACGCCCTGCGCAGTCTGGTCAAGGGGCTCGAGCCCGGCTGACGGCAGGTCGGCGGAAACATTCCGCAACAAGATAGAACAATTTTTGTTTTATAG containing:
- a CDS encoding ketopantoate reductase family protein, which encodes MSETGGYSPKNFAVVGAGPVGCTVAAFLARGGCEVTLCDVVPALLEPTLDPGIRITGTDDFQARVGRSTTRVDLLGDDPPDVVIVTVKATALPIIASALEHFIGEGRYVVSWQNGIDTERVLAERLGKKAVMRAVVNYGCLLEGPAQVRLAFHHRPHYLQELDPTAREAALAICRVFTACGLDTCHTDSIRNMVWRKTVNNSCMNPVCAVTGKTMFEVINDPILFGLVDALLKEGTMVARANEISLGSDFYLDCMDYIKSAGRHKPSMLQDIEAGRITEIDYINGKIREYGQRAGVPTPYNDALRSLVKGLEPG